The segment AGGGCCGGAAGCGTCCGCGCTCGCCGCCGCCATGTCCGCGACCTGGGCCGCCTTCGCCCGGACGGGCGACCCGAACAGCCCGGCGATCCCGGCCTGGCCGGTCTTCTCGAAGGATGCTCCCGCGGTACTGCATTTCGACACGACGTGCCGCGTCGGATCGGTCGGCACGGACGACCCGCGCCGCACCTGGGCCCGCCTCGCCGAGGGCGCGTCGACCTGAGGCGATCGCTGCGGCGGCCGGGAACCGTGCACGCCGTTCCGCGGTTCCGACTTGGACTCTGGGGGTCAGGCCTTCGCGAAGGCGGAACGCACAGGACGGTCATGAACAGGCATTTGATGTTCGTCGCGATTCTCGCGGCCTCTGCGGCGCCGCTCGTCCCTGCATGGGGGCAGAGCGCGCCGTCCGGAACGCTGCAATATCGGGGCGGCAACGGCGGCACGCCGGCGATCAACCCTCTGCGCGACCGGTCGACGGTGCAGCGAATCCAGCAGGCGCTCGGCGCCCGGGGCTATGACGTCGGGCCGGTCGACGGAGTCTGGGGGCCGCGCACGGAATCGGCGCTCAGGAACTTCCAGCAGACACAGGGCCTGCGCGCCAGCGGTACACCGACGGCCGATACGCTGGCAGCGCTCGGCGTCGGCGGCATCCCTGCCGCCGACGTCGGTGGCACGGGAGCGGCCGCAACAGGATCGGTAGGCGGGGGCTTCGGCGGCGCACCGGGAGGCAGCGCGACGCGCACCGACTCTATCGCGGCCCCGCCCGCGACCAGCGGCGTCGTCTCGACGCCGCCGATCACCTCGCCCATCGCGTCTCCGCCGTCGAGGGCCGGCGCGGCCGCACCCGGAGCGACTGCTGGCGCGCCGTCGGCGGGCGGCGGCGGAACGGGGCAGCCGGGTGCGAAGCCAGCCCGGGGCACTTCCGGCGTCGACGTGATCCGCGGCGGAGACCGCAGCAGCGTGACGCCCGGCGGGATCAGCGCTGGTTCGCCCGGTGGCGCCTCCGGTATCGTCGGCGGCACGAGCGCCGGTGCGGCCGGGGGTGCATCGGGCATGGTCGGAGGGTCGGTGCCCGGCACAATCGGTCGAAGCACGACCCCGGGCGGAACCGCGATCGACCGCGGCACCACCGTCGACCCCCGTACCGGCATCGACACCAACACCGGCATCGCCCCGCCCACAGGAGTCGGTCGGCCCGATGCCGGCGGACCGGCTTTCAACACCGGCGGAACCGCGAACACGATGGGTGATACCGGCGCGCCTGCGACCGGGCCCACCGGCGCCGCAGGAACGACGGGCGGCAGCAGCGGTGTCACCACGGGCGCCGGCGCCAGCGGCACCGGGGGCGGTCCGGGCACCGGTGCACCCGGATCAGGCAACTTCGGCGCGGGATCCATCGGCGGTGCGACCAGCGGCGGCGCTGGCGGGGGTGCTACCGGCGCAGGCGGTGCCGGCGGTGGTGGCTCGGGCGGTGGTGGTTCGGGCGGCTGACGCCGCGTCAGCCGCCGCTGATCGCGGTCATCACCAGCATCTCTTCCCCCTCCGTGAGACGGGTCGCCAAGGCGGCCCGTTCCTCGTTCACGAAGACGTTGATGTGCCGTCGGATCGCCGGGCGCGAATCGCAGAGGCGGTCGCGCATGCCGGGCCAGCGTGCGTCCAGTGCCGCCATTGCCTCGGCCACCGTCCCGGCGCGCAGCCGCACGGTGCGCGAGGCGCCGGGGAACAGGTTCAGCAGGACCGCCGGCAGTCGCACCGTGATCAGCGGGGCATCCGGAAAAGGCTCGCGGAAGACCGGCCCGGCCGCCATCGCGTCAGGCCTCGACGACGAGCGTCTCGACCGACGAGATGGTCGGCAGATGCTGCGCGATGCAGGTCCAGCGGTCGCCTTCGTCGGCGCTGGCGAAGACCGACCCGGTCCCGGTTCCGAAATACACGCCGGCGGGATCGAGCTTGTCCGTGGCCATCGCCTGGCGCAGCACCCCGAAATAAGCGTTCTCCTGCGGCAGACCCTCGCGCAGGTCCTGCCAGGTGCCGCCGCCGTCCCGCGTCCGCCAGACGGCCGCCTTGGCGTCGGGCACGAAGCGTCCCTTCGTGTCGCCGTTCAGCGGCAGCAGGTACAGCGTGTCACGATCGCGCGGATGCGCCGCTGCCGGGAAGCCGAAGCTGGAGGGCAGGCCGCTCTCGATGCTCTCCCACTGCTGGCCGCCGTCGTCGCTGCGGTACATGCCGAAATGGTTCTGCTGGTAGAGCCGGTCCGGTGTGCCGGGTGCCATGACGATGCAGTGCACGCACTGGCCGATCTCGGGATAGGGTTCGCCCGGCACGTGCTCCGCGCGCGTGCCCCGGTTGCGCGGGGTCCAGGTCTCGC is part of the Constrictibacter sp. MBR-5 genome and harbors:
- a CDS encoding sialidase family protein, producing MAKKVLVLVGTKKGVFVLESDAGRGAWSLRGPFCETWPINHCLADPASGTIYAAGGDAWFGPAVWRSTDLGATWTHSSDGLAYPEGEEPIKSAWSLAATNGALYAGVEPAGLFRSDDGGLSWRQVKGLRDHPTRPKWEPGGAGLILHSIVPHHRDPGQMWIGISSAGVFHTADGGETWTPRNRGTRAEHVPGEPYPEIGQCVHCIVMAPGTPDRLYQQNHFGMYRSDDGGQQWESIESGLPSSFGFPAAAHPRDRDTLYLLPLNGDTKGRFVPDAKAAVWRTRDGGGTWQDLREGLPQENAYFGVLRQAMATDKLDPAGVYFGTGTGSVFASADEGDRWTCIAQHLPTISSVETLVVEA
- a CDS encoding peptidoglycan-binding domain-containing protein — protein: MNRHLMFVAILAASAAPLVPAWGQSAPSGTLQYRGGNGGTPAINPLRDRSTVQRIQQALGARGYDVGPVDGVWGPRTESALRNFQQTQGLRASGTPTADTLAALGVGGIPAADVGGTGAAATGSVGGGFGGAPGGSATRTDSIAAPPATSGVVSTPPITSPIASPPSRAGAAAPGATAGAPSAGGGGTGQPGAKPARGTSGVDVIRGGDRSSVTPGGISAGSPGGASGIVGGTSAGAAGGASGMVGGSVPGTIGRSTTPGGTAIDRGTTVDPRTGIDTNTGIAPPTGVGRPDAGGPAFNTGGTANTMGDTGAPATGPTGAAGTTGGSSGVTTGAGASGTGGGPGTGAPGSGNFGAGSIGGATSGGAGGGATGAGGAGGGGSGGGGSGG
- a CDS encoding MoaD/ThiS family protein, giving the protein MAAGPVFREPFPDAPLITVRLPAVLLNLFPGASRTVRLRAGTVAEAMAALDARWPGMRDRLCDSRPAIRRHINVFVNEERAALATRLTEGEEMLVMTAISGG